Proteins encoded within one genomic window of candidate division WOR-3 bacterium:
- a CDS encoding sigma-54 dependent transcriptional regulator, translating to MLRIAVVEDDKSERWILSDFLRKKGYIVFDFESSEESFDFLEKNSVDVVISDLRLPGLSGIDLLQKVKALNPRVEFIIVTAYGDVSSAVEAMKKGAYDYLLKPLNLEELLLKLKHVDEKLALIRKLEQVESEIRYSKGTIIAESKPMKEIIEMAKEVAPANTSVLITGESGTGKEVLARFIHEHSGRIGSFVPISCAAIPETLLEAELFGYEKGAFTGAVAEKPGKIELADGGTLFLDEVGELSPLLQAKILRVLEDKEVTRLGSTKTKKINVRYLFATNRDLEKMVKEGAFREDLYYRINVFHIKIPPLRERVEDIIPLAHYFLKKFSRELNKPIKGFTEEAQSALLLYKWPGNVRELQNVIERACVLCKGEFITRDLLFLPQIGESVSMKLKDVEKEHIRRVLELVDWNLSKASELLGIHRNTLRLKIKEYGLEERH from the coding sequence ATGCTAAGGATCGCCGTTGTTGAAGACGATAAAAGTGAGAGGTGGATCCTCTCGGATTTTCTGAGGAAGAAGGGATACATCGTCTTTGATTTTGAGTCTTCAGAAGAATCCTTTGATTTTTTAGAAAAAAACTCTGTGGATGTGGTAATTTCCGATTTAAGACTGCCAGGTTTGAGTGGTATTGATTTACTTCAAAAGGTTAAGGCTTTAAATCCTCGAGTAGAATTTATTATTGTTACCGCCTATGGCGATGTCAGCAGTGCAGTGGAGGCAATGAAGAAAGGTGCCTATGACTACCTTTTAAAGCCCCTGAATTTAGAGGAACTTCTGCTAAAGTTGAAACACGTTGATGAAAAACTTGCCTTGATTCGAAAATTGGAGCAAGTTGAGAGTGAGATAAGGTATTCAAAAGGAACTATTATAGCAGAATCAAAACCGATGAAAGAGATTATTGAGATGGCGAAAGAAGTCGCCCCTGCCAATACTTCTGTTTTGATAACTGGTGAAAGTGGAACGGGGAAAGAGGTGCTCGCAAGATTTATCCACGAACATTCGGGAAGGATTGGAAGTTTTGTGCCTATATCCTGCGCGGCGATACCAGAGACGCTGTTAGAGGCAGAACTTTTTGGTTATGAGAAGGGGGCTTTTACTGGTGCTGTGGCGGAAAAGCCCGGGAAGATAGAGCTTGCCGATGGCGGTACCCTTTTCTTAGACGAAGTCGGTGAACTGTCTCCCCTTTTACAGGCAAAGATTCTAAGAGTTCTTGAAGATAAAGAGGTTACAAGGCTTGGTTCTACGAAAACGAAGAAGATCAATGTAAGATATCTGTTTGCAACCAACAGAGATCTTGAAAAAATGGTCAAAGAAGGCGCTTTTAGGGAGGATCTCTACTATAGAATTAACGTCTTTCACATCAAAATTCCGCCTTTAAGGGAAAGGGTGGAGGATATAATCCCCCTTGCCCATTACTTTCTAAAGAAGTTTAGCAGAGAACTTAATAAGCCTATAAAAGGTTTTACCGAGGAGGCACAGTCCGCTCTTTTACTTTATAAGTGGCCTGGAAATGTAAGAGAATTACAAAATGTGATTGAGAGAGCTTGCGTGTTATGTAAGGGCGAATTTATTACAAGAGACCTCCTCTTTTTGCCTCAAATCGGTGAATCTGTCTCTATGAAACTAAAGGATGTTGAAAAAGAGCATATTCGAAGGGTACTTGAGCTTGTGGACTGGAATTTGTCTAAGGCGTCAGAACTTCTGGGAATTCACAGGAATACCCTGAGATTGAAAATCAAAGAGTATGGTCTTGAAGAAAGGCACTGA
- a CDS encoding ATP-binding protein, giving the protein MKERNFYVALLISFVVLVLSFSLNLRFLKSSVDHVVFEDVKTLRSILVTSLQTVIRTQKEQEFYVVKNLLKAEEWLSENPSYNLQNLKWLKEVTEISGILFLDANLNVVDAFPPNPKADSILLGFDKQVFSQQDLYPYENDYSVNLASRIGNRIAVFYVVRGDIMNRRLSVGTSELLNSLENDRKIAYLAIQDTQGVWFGVKVPEDISDIDEDPPLKKVFEGKKSYSRVVKVSGEEVLEISMPFELPGIYKGIIRLGISRSYYTSAYKGFVRNLAFLHLLLFVLLYIALSLIYSRKRLQLKLSSFDTLLSNVPLGVAIFAKDDSLIFANEEFYRILRVSKQKARELKLSEILPDLPVLEVYVKKDTLKRLRYTAVPVLSHNNKRVATLLIVESTVFEEKVERAERIELLGEMSAQVAHEIKNPLNSISMIVQRLSSEFVIQPEMESRELLTILSKETEKIKEIVNRFVSIMAPLKINWECVDLCEIVEEVLAEFLPEFRAREIAFRTVYKACPRILIDRFRFKEALRNLIRNSVEAVSQNGEIKVALVSKGEFVDVIVGDSGVGMSKEELMKAGNPFYTTKAKGSGFGLFFVRKVVEAHGGELILKSVKDRGTVVVMRIPYAKDRRC; this is encoded by the coding sequence ATGAAGGAGCGGAATTTTTACGTTGCCTTGCTCATTTCTTTTGTCGTATTAGTCCTTTCCTTTTCATTGAATTTACGGTTTCTAAAGAGTAGTGTGGATCACGTGGTTTTTGAGGATGTCAAGACTTTGAGGAGTATTCTTGTCACCTCGCTTCAGACGGTGATCAGGACTCAGAAGGAACAGGAATTTTATGTGGTAAAAAATCTTTTGAAGGCAGAAGAATGGCTTTCGGAGAATCCCTCTTATAATTTGCAGAATTTGAAATGGCTTAAAGAGGTAACAGAGATCTCCGGTATATTGTTCCTTGATGCAAATCTTAACGTGGTAGATGCTTTTCCGCCAAATCCTAAGGCTGATTCGATCTTACTTGGATTTGATAAACAGGTATTTAGCCAACAGGATCTTTACCCTTACGAAAATGATTATTCCGTCAATCTCGCTTCGAGAATTGGAAATAGAATCGCAGTCTTTTATGTGGTAAGAGGAGATATAATGAATCGTCGTTTAAGCGTCGGCACGAGCGAGCTTTTGAATTCTCTTGAAAATGATAGGAAGATAGCCTATCTTGCAATTCAGGATACGCAGGGGGTATGGTTTGGTGTAAAGGTGCCTGAGGATATAAGCGATATTGATGAAGACCCTCCTCTTAAGAAAGTCTTTGAAGGGAAGAAGTCATACTCAAGGGTGGTGAAGGTTTCAGGAGAAGAGGTACTTGAAATTTCAATGCCTTTTGAACTGCCTGGTATTTACAAAGGCATTATTAGACTTGGCATATCGAGGTCTTACTATACCTCAGCATACAAGGGTTTTGTAAGAAATCTCGCATTTCTTCATCTCCTTTTGTTCGTACTCCTTTATATTGCGCTTTCTCTTATCTATTCAAGGAAACGCCTTCAGCTCAAACTTTCAAGCTTTGACACCCTTCTAAGTAATGTACCCCTTGGGGTGGCAATTTTTGCAAAGGATGACAGTCTCATCTTTGCCAATGAAGAGTTTTATAGAATTTTAAGGGTTTCAAAACAGAAAGCGAGGGAATTAAAGTTAAGTGAAATCTTGCCCGATTTACCGGTCTTGGAAGTTTACGTTAAGAAGGATACCCTTAAAAGGCTCAGATATACCGCGGTCCCAGTCCTTTCCCACAACAATAAAAGGGTGGCAACCTTGTTAATTGTAGAAAGCACGGTTTTTGAAGAGAAGGTTGAGAGGGCCGAGAGGATTGAGCTCCTTGGAGAAATGTCTGCCCAGGTGGCTCATGAAATAAAGAATCCCCTCAATTCGATAAGTATGATCGTTCAAAGGCTAAGTTCTGAATTTGTAATCCAGCCTGAGATGGAATCGAGGGAGCTTCTAACTATTTTGTCTAAGGAGACGGAGAAGATTAAGGAAATTGTAAACCGTTTTGTCTCCATTATGGCACCTTTAAAGATAAACTGGGAATGCGTTGATCTTTGCGAAATAGTCGAAGAGGTTCTTGCGGAGTTCCTCCCTGAGTTTAGGGCTCGGGAGATCGCTTTCAGAACCGTTTATAAAGCCTGTCCGAGAATTTTAATAGACAGATTTCGTTTTAAAGAGGCATTGAGAAACTTGATAAGAAATTCTGTAGAGGCGGTTTCACAGAATGGAGAAATTAAGGTGGCGCTCGTTTCGAAGGGCGAGTTTGTAGATGTTATCGTTGGGGATAGCGGCGTGGGGATGAGCAAAGAAGAGTTGATGAAGGCAGGTAATCCTTTTTACACAACTAAGGCAAAGGGTTCCGGTTTTGGATTATTCTTCGTGAGGAAGGTGGTAGAAGCCCACGGTGGTGAATTAATTCTAAAAAGTGTGAAGGACCGTGGTACAGTAGTAGTTATGAGGATTCCTTATGCTAAGGATCGCCGTTGTTGA
- a CDS encoding type II secretion system F family protein, translated as MARFIYTAKDKEGKIRTGVVNARSSDEVVARLRNVGLMVVKIEEERRGFSLPFGGKPGFKDLAIFCRQFAVMIEAGVSMTRALEILSEQTEKRKLRDTILKVKRDVEGGKSLGEALKEHPKIFPDLIVQMVTVGEQSGQLVNTLKQAATFYEKMDSIRRKVVSAMAYPAVVFMVLVVVSTAMLLFVIPSFAKMYEDVGAKLPGPTLFVIGLSKFLQRYFLIILGAIIAAIIILRRFIRTEQGKFVWDNFLMRVIIFGPLIKKVAVARFARTFSILISSGVEILQSLKITGKASGNKVLEKGLEKVAQKIAAGETITKPIQEVGIFPPLVVHLISVGEESGRLGEMLSKIADFYDDEVDTAVSTLASTIEPLMIVIIGVFVGGMLIAMYLPIFGLAGTIK; from the coding sequence ATGGCACGTTTTATATATACTGCAAAAGATAAGGAGGGAAAGATAAGAACGGGCGTGGTAAATGCCAGAAGCAGTGACGAAGTAGTAGCAAGGCTCAGGAATGTCGGACTAATGGTTGTTAAAATTGAGGAGGAAAGAAGAGGATTCAGCTTGCCCTTCGGAGGAAAGCCGGGCTTTAAAGATTTAGCGATCTTTTGCAGACAGTTTGCAGTTATGATTGAAGCGGGAGTTTCCATGACCCGTGCCCTTGAAATTCTCAGTGAGCAGACAGAGAAGAGAAAGTTAAGAGATACAATACTCAAGGTAAAGCGGGATGTAGAAGGCGGTAAGAGCCTTGGTGAGGCTTTGAAAGAGCATCCCAAGATATTCCCTGATTTAATTGTTCAGATGGTTACTGTGGGTGAACAATCCGGTCAGCTTGTGAATACGCTAAAGCAGGCGGCAACCTTTTATGAGAAGATGGATTCCATAAGGAGGAAAGTAGTTTCTGCTATGGCTTACCCGGCGGTGGTTTTCATGGTTTTGGTTGTCGTCTCTACTGCAATGTTGCTCTTTGTTATACCATCTTTCGCAAAAATGTACGAGGATGTGGGTGCAAAGTTACCAGGCCCTACTCTTTTTGTAATTGGACTGAGTAAATTCTTACAGAGGTATTTTCTAATCATTTTGGGCGCAATTATTGCTGCAATTATAATTCTCAGGCGGTTCATTCGCACCGAACAAGGTAAATTCGTTTGGGATAACTTTCTTATGAGGGTAATTATCTTCGGCCCTCTAATTAAGAAAGTAGCTGTTGCTCGTTTTGCGAGGACCTTTTCCATTCTTATATCAAGTGGTGTGGAGATTTTACAGAGTTTAAAGATTACAGGTAAAGCAAGTGGAAATAAGGTTCTGGAAAAGGGATTGGAAAAGGTGGCGCAAAAGATCGCAGCAGGTGAGACAATAACAAAGCCTATTCAAGAGGTGGGCATTTTCCCTCCCCTTGTAGTACACCTAATCTCCGTTGGAGAAGAGAGTGGAAGGCTTGGAGAAATGTTGTCTAAGATCGCAGACTTTTATGACGACGAAGTAGATACGGCGGTATCA
- the pilB gene encoding type IV-A pilus assembly ATPase PilB, giving the protein MDVGKVVSVLLKYRLIDEATAMKIREEVKRTNKSPYKVIQEMGLMTEEQLLKILSREFKVQIAELGEEPIDPTLVQLVPRDFCEKNEVFPLKRKGRVLFVAMADPTKWDVLDNLRFLTNFSVEPLLMSPEKIQNLIVKAYGEKSEVSEIVKELAEESEVEELQFVEEKEEEDQVDATVAAKDSAVQRYVTTLLREAIERRASDIHIEPFEKKLRIRFRIDGTLREVEPPPHKYARGIVSVIKIMSNLKIEERRLPQDGHLKMKDKAGRVIDFRVSTLPVKHGEKVVLRILDKSSLTLDLKKLGFEPDALQKFEYAITRPYGMILVTGPTGSGKTTTLYSALSILNKPEVNIMTAEDPVEFEFEGINQVQVKEEIGLTFAAALRSFLRQDPDIIMVGEIRDSETASIAVKAALTGHLVLSTLHTNDAPSTIARLVDMGIPPYLIADSLILVMAQRLVRKLCPQCKKPVQPNAEKLRLVGLDPSFLAGKVVYGEGEGNCDVCRGSRYKGREGIYEVMLVTPSIREMILEQRPIHEIREKAREEGMLTLREAALLKFQRGITSLEEVIRVTMEG; this is encoded by the coding sequence ATGGATGTAGGAAAAGTAGTTTCAGTGCTGTTGAAGTATAGGTTGATTGATGAAGCCACAGCAATGAAGATCAGGGAAGAGGTTAAGAGGACCAATAAGTCACCGTATAAAGTGATTCAAGAAATGGGGTTGATGACAGAGGAACAACTTTTAAAAATTCTGTCGAGAGAATTTAAGGTGCAAATTGCAGAACTGGGAGAGGAACCAATAGATCCTACCCTTGTACAGTTAGTGCCGCGGGATTTTTGTGAAAAGAACGAAGTATTTCCATTGAAGAGAAAGGGTAGAGTTTTGTTTGTTGCAATGGCAGACCCTACAAAGTGGGATGTTCTTGATAACTTGAGATTTTTAACGAATTTTAGCGTTGAACCCCTTTTGATGAGCCCTGAAAAAATTCAAAATTTAATAGTAAAAGCTTATGGTGAGAAGTCTGAGGTATCGGAAATTGTGAAGGAGCTTGCTGAAGAATCCGAAGTTGAAGAGTTACAGTTTGTTGAGGAGAAAGAAGAAGAGGACCAAGTGGATGCTACGGTAGCTGCAAAGGATTCCGCGGTTCAACGTTATGTGACGACCCTTCTGAGGGAGGCTATTGAGAGAAGGGCCAGTGATATCCATATTGAGCCCTTTGAGAAAAAATTGAGAATAAGATTCAGGATCGACGGAACACTGAGGGAGGTAGAACCCCCTCCACACAAATACGCACGGGGTATAGTTTCCGTAATCAAAATCATGTCTAATTTGAAAATTGAAGAGAGAAGATTGCCGCAAGATGGTCACCTCAAGATGAAGGATAAAGCGGGGAGGGTTATTGATTTCCGTGTTTCTACTCTTCCTGTGAAGCATGGCGAGAAGGTCGTTTTGAGGATACTTGATAAAAGCAGTCTAACCTTAGATCTTAAGAAGCTTGGTTTTGAGCCCGATGCTTTGCAAAAGTTTGAGTATGCTATTACAAGACCTTACGGCATGATCTTGGTGACTGGTCCTACGGGAAGCGGTAAAACTACTACTTTGTATTCAGCCCTTTCTATTCTAAACAAGCCAGAAGTAAATATTATGACCGCGGAAGACCCAGTAGAATTTGAGTTTGAAGGAATCAACCAGGTTCAGGTTAAGGAGGAGATTGGGCTAACCTTTGCTGCGGCCCTTAGGTCCTTCCTGCGTCAAGACCCAGATATCATAATGGTGGGAGAGATTCGTGACAGTGAGACTGCCTCTATTGCAGTTAAGGCGGCATTAACGGGTCACTTAGTACTTTCTACTTTGCATACCAATGATGCCCCAAGTACCATTGCCCGTCTTGTTGACATGGGGATTCCGCCTTACCTCATTGCAGATTCGTTGATCTTGGTAATGGCTCAGCGTTTGGTTAGGAAACTTTGTCCGCAGTGCAAGAAGCCTGTTCAACCCAATGCAGAAAAACTTAGGTTAGTTGGCTTAGATCCGAGTTTTCTGGCGGGTAAGGTTGTATATGGTGAGGGTGAAGGGAACTGTGATGTTTGTCGTGGCTCCAGATATAAAGGCAGAGAAGGTATTTACGAAGTTATGTTGGTCACTCCATCCATAAGGGAGATGATCCTTGAACAGCGTCCAATTCATGAAATTAGGGAAAAAGCAAGGGAAGAGGGCATGTTGACCTTGAGAGAAGCTGCCCTCCTCAAGTTCCAGAGAGGAATAACTTCCCTTGAGGAAGTTATTAGGGTAACAATGGAGGGATAA
- a CDS encoding Mov34/MPN/PAD-1 family protein translates to MKRVVIEPPAFLSMIISTVETYKLENYGLLLGYKLNYGYVVEHAVPIISAKRSPFSVELNRKRERRVDEIIKNLQMGLEVIGDFHSHTGLKNLPAEAVPSLEDLDTMERGKVYIVISVNESKFRSQAFSKWSYLKEGKGVRGTVWGLNIEVKAFELANEAEFKELKIICPVAAGI, encoded by the coding sequence ATGAAAAGAGTGGTCATTGAACCGCCTGCCTTTTTGAGCATGATAATTTCTACCGTTGAAACCTACAAGTTAGAGAACTACGGATTACTTTTGGGATACAAGCTCAATTATGGTTATGTGGTTGAACATGCTGTACCAATTATAAGTGCCAAGAGGAGCCCTTTTTCAGTAGAGCTCAACAGGAAGAGGGAGAGGAGAGTGGATGAAATTATAAAGAATCTTCAAATGGGTCTTGAAGTGATCGGTGACTTTCACTCCCATACCGGTTTAAAAAATCTACCTGCGGAGGCTGTTCCTTCGCTTGAGGACCTTGATACCATGGAGAGGGGGAAAGTCTACATAGTGATTTCTGTGAATGAATCTAAATTTAGGTCCCAGGCCTTTTCTAAATGGAGTTACCTCAAAGAAGGCAAAGGTGTTAGGGGAACGGTGTGGGGTTTGAACATTGAAGTTAAAGCCTTTGAACTCGCTAACGAAGCCGAATTCAAGGAGCTTAAAATAATTTGCCCTGTTGCTGCAGGGATTTAA
- a CDS encoding type IV pilus twitching motility protein PilT codes for MPDVTIKELLEEMVRRNATDLHLSAGAEPYFRIDKTLVPSGYKVLTPLEVKNLVYSLLSESQRAKLENELELDFAISIEGLSRFRCNAFFQRGTVACAIRRIPFKIPPLESLGLPPVVQSLVEKDKGLILVTGPTGSGKSTTLAAMIDRINQMRACHIITLEDPIEYLHRNKKAVIAQREVGQDTKSFATALKYVLRQDPDVIMVGEMRDLETIQSALIAAETGHLVLATLHTGTAIESVNRIIDVFPPYQQDQVRVQLASVLEAVISQKLLPRAGGKGMVLAAEVLLATPAVQTLIRESRTHEMYSIIQSSQAFGMQTMNMSLASLFMQGLITLQTALLASPRPEELKKMVSTVPRAGR; via the coding sequence ATGCCCGATGTTACAATAAAAGAACTTTTAGAAGAAATGGTAAGGCGAAATGCAACCGATTTGCATCTATCAGCAGGAGCAGAGCCCTATTTCCGAATCGACAAGACACTTGTACCTTCAGGATACAAGGTCCTTACACCCCTTGAGGTGAAAAATCTCGTGTACAGCCTTCTTTCTGAAAGCCAGAGAGCAAAATTAGAGAATGAACTGGAACTTGATTTTGCAATCTCTATCGAGGGTTTATCAAGGTTTAGATGCAATGCCTTCTTCCAGAGGGGTACGGTAGCCTGCGCAATAAGGAGAATTCCATTCAAAATACCACCCTTAGAATCCCTTGGTTTGCCCCCAGTGGTCCAATCCTTAGTTGAAAAGGACAAAGGATTGATCCTGGTTACGGGTCCAACGGGAAGTGGCAAGTCAACAACCCTCGCTGCGATGATTGATAGGATAAACCAGATGAGGGCCTGCCATATTATAACCCTTGAAGACCCCATTGAGTATCTTCACAGAAACAAAAAGGCGGTGATTGCTCAGAGGGAAGTAGGACAGGATACTAAATCTTTTGCCACCGCTCTGAAATATGTCCTAAGGCAAGATCCTGATGTGATAATGGTGGGTGAGATGAGAGACCTTGAAACTATTCAGTCTGCCTTGATTGCCGCAGAAACAGGCCACTTAGTCCTTGCAACATTGCACACAGGTACCGCCATTGAATCGGTGAACAGAATCATCGATGTATTTCCTCCTTACCAACAGGATCAGGTGCGGGTTCAACTTGCCAGTGTGCTTGAAGCGGTGATTTCTCAGAAGCTCCTTCCAAGGGCTGGTGGAAAAGGGATGGTGCTTGCAGCGGAAGTGTTGCTTGCTACACCTGCTGTTCAAACTCTCATCCGCGAATCCAGGACTCACGAGATGTACAGTATTATACAGTCAAGCCAGGCCTTCGGAATGCAGACAATGAATATGTCCTTAGCAAGTCTGTTTATGCAGGGTCTTATAACTCTCCAGACTGCGTTACTTGCCTCACCTCGACCTGAGGAATTGAAAAAGATGGTAAGTACGGTACCCAGAGCAGGAAGATAA
- a CDS encoding prepilin peptidase has product MTLFAIFFFLVGLAVGSFLNVVIYRLPRGMSIIKPPSHCPSCGNKIKFYDNIPLISYAILRGKCRYCGAKISPIYPAVEGLTGIAFLLIYLKFHFNTLIALKFMILTALLVAISFIDFKEKVIFDSLTVPWIGIGLLLTLLLKDIPFLNALLTTVISGFLFWILRLSFSKILKREAMGEGDILLIMLISAFTGFKGAYFSMLFGSILALLAHFIFPDKIKDEIPFGPFLSLGAFIGIFTL; this is encoded by the coding sequence ATGACACTTTTTGCCATCTTTTTCTTTTTGGTTGGACTTGCGGTCGGTAGCTTTCTTAATGTGGTCATTTACAGATTACCAAGGGGAATGTCAATAATTAAGCCACCTTCCCACTGCCCATCCTGCGGTAACAAAATCAAATTTTACGATAATATACCCTTGATTTCTTATGCCATTCTAAGGGGGAAATGCAGGTACTGCGGCGCTAAAATTTCACCTATCTATCCGGCAGTTGAGGGCTTAACAGGCATAGCCTTTTTACTCATTTATCTTAAATTTCATTTTAACACCCTCATTGCCCTCAAATTTATGATACTTACTGCACTTCTTGTAGCCATTTCTTTTATCGACTTTAAAGAAAAGGTCATCTTTGATAGCCTGACCGTACCGTGGATTGGCATTGGACTCTTACTTACCTTACTCCTTAAAGACATTCCCTTTCTAAATGCACTCCTCACCACGGTTATCTCGGGCTTTTTATTCTGGATTTTAAGGCTCAGTTTTTCCAAAATTCTTAAAAGAGAAGCTATGGGCGAAGGAGACATCCTCCTCATCATGCTCATAAGCGCTTTTACGGGATTCAAAGGAGCCTATTTCTCTATGCTCTTTGGTTCGATTCTTGCACTCCTTGCGCATTTTATCTTCCCGGATAAAATAAAAGATGAGATACCCTTCGGTCCTTTCCTTTCTCTTGGTGCCTTTATCGGTATTTTTACCCTTTAA
- a CDS encoding MOSC domain-containing protein, which produces MEGKVLACCIADKKGVPKREVPEITLVENFGVLGDIHAGGERQVSLLAKESVEKSGLKVPPGAFGENILVEGVNLSEIQIGDKIIIEDTLLEVTHKGKKCHTKCAIFYKTGKCIMPVEGVFAKVLKGGKIKKGAVVKIEK; this is translated from the coding sequence ATGGAAGGCAAGGTTTTAGCCTGTTGCATAGCAGACAAGAAGGGGGTACCAAAACGGGAGGTTCCGGAAATAACACTCGTGGAGAACTTTGGGGTTTTAGGGGATATCCACGCAGGTGGCGAGAGACAGGTGAGTCTCCTTGCTAAAGAAAGTGTTGAAAAATCCGGGCTTAAGGTTCCACCAGGGGCCTTCGGTGAAAATATCCTCGTAGAGGGAGTTAATTTAAGCGAAATCCAGATTGGAGACAAAATTATAATCGAAGACACACTCTTAGAGGTAACCCATAAGGGGAAAAAGTGCCACACAAAGTGTGCGATCTTCTACAAGACTGGTAAATGTATAATGCCTGTGGAAGGTGTTTTCGCAAAGGTTTTAAAGGGTGGTAAAATCAAAAAGGGAGCAGTGGTAAAGATTGAAAAGTAA
- a CDS encoding TIGR00725 family protein, which yields MRKLIGVIGPSEPTEDAKEFAEELGKLIAKEGWVLLTGGKGGVMEYASKGAKEAGGLTVGILPESNKNFANRYVDIAITTGMGEARNIILVNSSDAVVAVTLSAGTLIEIATASKIGKILLVYKVPEIPGVDLLRVSSPEEAIEILKKSLKE from the coding sequence ATGCGCAAGTTGATTGGTGTGATTGGACCTTCGGAACCTACCGAAGACGCGAAGGAATTTGCAGAGGAGTTGGGAAAACTTATAGCAAAGGAGGGATGGGTATTACTCACGGGAGGGAAAGGCGGCGTAATGGAATATGCCTCAAAAGGCGCTAAGGAAGCTGGAGGGTTAACAGTGGGTATCCTTCCTGAGTCTAACAAAAATTTTGCAAACAGATACGTAGACATTGCTATAACTACTGGGATGGGGGAAGCCCGAAATATAATTTTGGTAAATTCTTCCGATGCTGTTGTCGCAGTAACCCTTTCGGCTGGGACACTCATAGAGATCGCAACAGCATCAAAAATTGGGAAAATTCTTCTGGTGTACAAAGTCCCTGAAATACCAGGAGTAGATTTGTTAAGGGTTTCATCTCCCGAAGAAGCAATTGAAATTTTGAAAAAATCTTTAAAGGAGTAA
- the hutH gene encoding histidine ammonia-lyase — protein MIEVDGHHLDLEQVYQVAVKREKVKLSEKAIERIKAGRKIVAEMLKSGKPYYGINTGVGKLAEVRIESKDIDELQRNIVRSHAVGVGEPLSEEYVRACMLLRANTLASGHSGVRVEVVEKLLEFLNNDITPFVPSKGSVGASGDLAPLSHIALTLIGEGYCLKNGGKVETSKVLEEKGIKPLTLKSKEGLALINGTQATSAIISLILYYSYILTYNADLIAGMTFEALRGVAEELDLRIGDIRPHPGIKATLNNLQNFVKDSKLIQRDKKRVQDAYSLRCTPQVHGAVWDVLDFSRKIMEIEINSVTDNPVIFENGDIISNGNFHGQHPGIVADFLGIALSILGNISERRSFRLITPELSGLPPFLVKESGLFSGFMMHQVTQASLVSLNKILGHPATVDSIPTSGNQEDFVSMAMNSALKLKEIYSNTEKILAIEYVMSAQAIEIQGIEMASTTSQRLIKKLRQHVPFLDKDRFMHEDIIKAENLLKEKLL, from the coding sequence ATGATCGAAGTTGATGGCCACCACCTTGATCTTGAGCAGGTTTATCAAGTTGCAGTTAAAAGGGAAAAAGTAAAACTCTCCGAGAAGGCCATTGAGAGGATAAAGGCTGGAAGAAAAATAGTAGCTGAAATGCTAAAGAGTGGAAAGCCTTACTACGGAATAAACACAGGCGTAGGAAAGCTCGCAGAGGTCAGAATTGAAAGCAAGGACATTGATGAACTTCAAAGGAATATTGTAAGGTCACACGCCGTTGGTGTGGGTGAACCCCTTTCCGAGGAGTATGTAAGGGCCTGCATGCTCCTGCGGGCAAATACCTTAGCCTCAGGCCACTCGGGAGTTAGGGTGGAAGTAGTTGAGAAGCTTTTAGAATTTTTAAACAACGATATAACGCCCTTCGTGCCCTCTAAAGGTTCAGTTGGAGCTTCGGGCGACCTTGCACCTCTTTCCCACATTGCCCTGACCTTGATAGGAGAAGGATACTGTTTAAAAAATGGTGGGAAAGTTGAGACATCAAAGGTTCTCGAGGAAAAAGGGATAAAACCACTAACCCTTAAATCAAAAGAGGGGCTCGCTTTAATAAACGGTACCCAGGCGACATCGGCAATCATATCTTTGATTCTTTATTACTCCTACATTCTAACCTACAATGCGGACCTAATTGCGGGAATGACCTTTGAAGCTTTGAGGGGAGTCGCAGAAGAGCTCGATTTGAGAATCGGGGACATCCGACCCCATCCCGGGATAAAAGCCACCTTAAACAACTTGCAAAACTTCGTTAAAGATTCAAAACTCATTCAAAGAGATAAGAAAAGGGTTCAGGATGCATATTCCTTGAGGTGTACTCCCCAGGTTCATGGGGCGGTTTGGGATGTTTTAGATTTTTCAAGAAAAATAATGGAAATCGAGATCAACTCGGTTACCGATAATCCCGTAATCTTTGAAAATGGCGACATAATTTCCAACGGCAATTTCCACGGGCAACATCCGGGCATAGTTGCAGATTTCCTTGGAATTGCACTCTCAATACTGGGAAATATCTCAGAAAGACGCAGCTTCCGCCTCATAACCCCAGAGCTGAGTGGACTTCCGCCCTTCCTTGTAAAAGAAAGTGGGCTGTTCTCTGGATTTATGATGCATCAGGTAACCCAGGCAAGTCTCGTCTCATTGAACAAAATCCTGGGCCATCCTGCCACCGTGGACTCCATTCCCACATCAGGGAATCAGGAGGACTTTGTCTCTATGGCTATGAATTCGGCGCTTAAATTAAAGGAAATCTATTCAAACACAGAAAAAATCCTGGCTATAGAATATGTGATGAGCGCCCAGGCCATTGAAATCCAGGGTATAGAAATGGCCTCCACTACCTCACAAAGGCTTATCAAAAAGTTGCGTCAGCACGTTCCATTCCTCGATAAAGATAGGTTTATGCACGAAGACATCATAAAAGCTGAAAATCTCTTAAAGGAAAAGTTGCTTTAA